Proteins encoded in a region of the Rutidosis leptorrhynchoides isolate AG116_Rl617_1_P2 chromosome 9, CSIRO_AGI_Rlap_v1, whole genome shotgun sequence genome:
- the LOC139867552 gene encoding uncharacterized protein: MEQNLPLVAKKVMSLVRVMLFIIRKNLSKRKLLLDLNMMMKRGKIAGKALQNLMFHHHHNWSSSAFNRRSNDSRNFTFPPPETEDYEFSCSNSPAYPMSLFTTHKKNHYKNKKHVVKNDHDEIYIDHSIIKALEMLTSTNASPALPGFGKSPMVRQLRITDSPFPLSNGDEDNYVDEAAEKFILKFYKELRRQS, encoded by the coding sequence ATGGAACAAAATTTACCACTAGTTGCAAAGAAAGTAATGAGTTTAGTACGTGTGATGCTTTTCATAATAAGAAAAAACTTATCCAAAAGAAAACTATTACTTGATCTCAACATGATGATGAAACGTGGCAAAATTGCGGGTAAAGCCTTACAAAACCTCATGTTCCACCATCATCATAATTGGTCATCTTCCGCCTTCAATCGACGCTCAAACGACTCACGAAACTTCACTTTCCCACCACCAGAAACTGAAGATTACGAATTCAGCTGCAGCAATAGCCCTGCTTACCCCATGTCACTTTTCACCACTCATAAGAAAAACCATTACAAAAACAAGAAGCATGTCGTTAAAAATGATCATGATGAGATATACATTGACCACTCAATTATTAAGGCGTTGGAGATGTTGACCAGCACAAATGCTTCACCGGCTCTTCCCGGGTTTGGGAAGAGCCCGATGGTTAGGCAGTTGAGGATAACAGACTCCCCGTTTCCGTTAAGTAACGGAGATGAAGATAACTATGTGGATGAAGCTGCTGAAAAGTTTATATTGAAGTTCTATAAGGAGTTGAGAAGACAGAGTTAA